Genomic DNA from Desulfuribacillus alkaliarsenatis:
GTCATTAGTAGCATTGTTCTTTGAATAAATACTATGCAACTAGTGTGTTGAAAAAAGTATGATGAAATGTATTAGTCTTTCATACCTGTTGGGGGGTGGTTAATAGAGTAGTTAAGAGATTCTTAAGGTTTACTAGGGTAATTAGAAACGAAGTCAATTAAGGAGGGTTAGTTTTGAAACTGAAAAGAAGAGAATTTATTAAATTATCAAGTGCAACAGGAGTAGGGTTAGCTTTAGTAGATTTAGGTTTTGATGTCAATAAAGTAGAAGCATCCACTAAGGAGTTCAAACTCGAAGGTGCTAAGGAGTTTACTTCAGTGTGCACGTTCTGCTCTTGTGGTTGTGGAATGATTTGTCATGAGAAGAATGGAAAACTGATTAACTTAGAGGGAGATCCTGATCACATCATCAATGAAGGAGCTCTTTGTAGTAAAGGAGCAGCGATGCAGGTCATTCCGAACTCTGACCAACGTATTAAAACACCACTTTATCGTGCACCAGGAAGTGACAAATGGGAAAAAATTTCCTGGGAAACGGCAGTAGAGAAAATCGCCAAGAAAATCATTGATATCCGCGATAAGCATTGGATTGACAATGAAACTGTAGGTGGGCAAACGTACAAGGTAAACCGAACTGATGCTCTAAGTTTTCTGGGTGGAGCACAAAACAACAATGAGGAGTGCTATCTGTTCGTCAAAATGGCGAGGCTATTAGGTTCTCCTTTCGTAGAACACCAGGCACGACTCTGACATAGTCCAACCGTTCCTAGTTTAGGAGCTTCATTTGGACGTGGTGCTATGACCAATCACTGGCTAGACTTAAAAAACGCCAAAGTCTTTCTGATTCAGGGTAGTAATGCAGCAGAGAATCATCCGATGTCGATGAAATGGGTTATGAGAGCCAAAGAACAAGGCGCTAAAGTAATTCATGTAGACCCACGCTTTACGAGAACATCAAAGGTCGCTGACATATTCGCTCAAATTCGTGCGGGATCAGATATTGCCTTTTTAAATGCTATTATCAATTACATTTTAGAAAATGACCTCTACGATGAGCAATTTATCAAAGATCATACCAATGGTTTATTAATTGCCAATGAAGACCTTGCCTTTGATAATGGTTTATTCTCAGGTTACAACCAAGGTAGCTATAGCTATGACACCTCTTCTTGGGGTTATGAATTGGATGAAGAGCGTAAACCGCAAAAAGCCGACAGCCTAAACGATTCTAGATGTGTGTTTAGCAAAATCAAGGGATTTTTCAAACGTTATGATTTCAAAACAGCGTCGGATATCTGTGGAGTCCCAGAAGAAACAATTAAGTTAATTGCAGATACACTAGTCGAAAACAGACCAGGTACGATCATGTATGCATTAGGAATGACCCAGCATACCGTAGGCGCTCAGAACATTCGTAGTTTTGGTGTGCTCCAGTTACTATTAGGTAACGTCGGTAAGCCTGGTAGTGGTGTAAATGCGTTGCGTGGTGAGCCGAATGTGCAAGGTGCTACGGACATGGCCTGTCTATTCCATATCTTGCCAGGGTATTTGGCGACACCGAATCACGACGTTGTCGATTTGGATACATGGACTTCGCGTACAGGGACTTTCCGACGCACGTTTATGGTCAATCTGTTAAAAGCCTGGTTTGGTGAAAACGCCACCCCAGAAAATGACTTTGGA
This window encodes:
- the fdnG gene encoding formate dehydrogenase-N subunit alpha encodes the protein MKLKRREFIKLSSATGVGLALVDLGFDVNKVEASTKEFKLEGAKEFTSVCTFCSCGCGMICHEKNGKLINLEGDPDHIINEGALCSKGAAMQVIPNSDQRIKTPLYRAPGSDKWEKISWETAVEKIAKKIIDIRDKHWIDNETVGGQTYKVNRTDALSFLGGAQNNNEECYLFVKMARLLGSPFVEHQARLUHSPTVPSLGASFGRGAMTNHWLDLKNAKVFLIQGSNAAENHPMSMKWVMRAKEQGAKVIHVDPRFTRTSKVADIFAQIRAGSDIAFLNAIINYILENDLYDEQFIKDHTNGLLIANEDLAFDNGLFSGYNQGSYSYDTSSWGYELDEERKPQKADSLNDSRCVFSKIKGFFKRYDFKTASDICGVPEETIKLIADTLVENRPGTIMYALGMTQHTVGAQNIRSFGVLQLLLGNVGKPGSGVNALRGEPNVQGATDMACLFHILPGYLATPNHDVVDLDTWTSRTGTFRRTFMVNLLKAWFGENATPENDFGFNWIMKKNAAANYSIFRIFETAIEDQMKMLYIMGQNPMVTSPNLKLVHEALSKMEMLVCADLFMTETAAFWEKPGVDPSTIDTEVIFLPAQSFLEKEGSLSNSGRLVQWRYSTLNQVGEAKSDLEMIDLIFRKVRELLQGSRAEKDQPILNAKWNYSNNHFAEQVLKELNGYDITTGQPVAGIGALRADGTTSSGNWLYAGVFANNENLSKRSDNENDPGGLGIYPGFRWCWPGNIHVLYNRASCDKDGKPYDESKKIVWWDSILGRWTGYDGPDVPNATHGPDTPNGQRAFRMSGEGLGRLIAGPYQDPQADTVLPRDSSGVLVDGPMPEFYEPVESPTTNILHPEVPINPCLKYPRLPSLQEIGTVEDYPYVLCTSSLAEHWCAGTVTRNVPWLNELVKETFIEIPKSLAAKHNIENGDEVLVWSARGEVQAKAMVTHRIKTLMINGKEVETVWMPYNWGYKGLSQAASTNMVTIDAGDPNTWIQETKACLINLRKV